GGTCAAAGATACAGCTCAATTCCTGTTGAGAAAGTTGCACACCAGAATTGCTCACACTAAGTTTCGTAACCCCCCCTTCGGTGCAAGCAGCAACAATAATCGTTTCCTCGGGTGGCGTGTACTTGCAAGCATTGTTCAGTAGCTCGGTCAGAATGCGTTCCAAGCCAAAGGAATCCGAGAGTAAAGGAGACAGATTCGGAGACAGATTGAGTTGCAATCTTTGATTTTGGCTTTGTGCCCGTCTGAAAAAAGGTTCCACAACCCGAGGCAACCAATCTTGCAAGTCAATAACGGCATGCTCTAAAGACCGAGTGCCTGCGTTCAGTTCCTGCAAACGCAGCAGATCATTGATTAATTTGATCTCCCGCTCACACTCATTGCTCAAAATCTCAAAATAACGAGCTGCTGGGCCACATTCCACCGTAGGCTTTGCCATCCCTGAGAAAGATTTATATTCTCGATCAATGGTGATTTCCAGCATCTGAAGTGCTGTTTTAATGATGGTAACAGGTGTGCGTAATTCGTGAGAAACTGTGCTCAAAAAATCATTTTTAAGTTGATTAAGTTTTTTTAGTTCTCTAACCTGAATTTGTGCCGTTTCATAAAGTCGAGCTTGGCGAATCGCAATTGCACATTGATTTGCAACCTGTTGAATCAAGCGGGTTTCTTGTTCATCGAAGGTGCAATCTTTTGGCTTAAACAACCACAAATCACCTAGGGTTCCTTGATTATCAAAAATAGGACAAGCCAGTGCAGTCACTTGCTTGTGAGTAGGACTGTAAAAAGTTTTGCAAAATTGCACAAATTGCCCTTGCAATAACTGAGAATAAATCTCAGGGTAATCTGCCATTCTGGTTACCAGCCCCTGAGAGGAGGAAAGTGAGTTTGTATACTGACAGCTAATAGTAGAAGTTGCTTCTATCAGGTTATACAGCCCAGTGTCACAACAATCGACATTAAGCGCCAGCGCTAACTCTCGTACGGCAGTTTGTAGGATCTGGTTCTCATCAAGGCTGTCCCGCACCTTGTCAGTAACCCGTTTTAGGGTTGCTTCAAACTCCAAAGCCTTTTGCAATTGGAGAGTGCGATGCTGTACTTGCTGCTCAAGGCCAGTATTGAGCTGCTGTACCTTTTGATAAAGCTGAGATTGTCGAATTGCGATCGCGACTTGGGTTGCTAACTGTTGAAGCAGATTAACTTCCAGTGGTTGCCACTGACGATTTGTAGCACAATGATGAACAATCAGAAGACCCCAGGGTTCTTCCTCTTGTAAGATGGGCACCACCAAATTGGCTTTAACCTGGAATTTAGCCAGAAAGTCAGGGTAACCAGAATCGAACCTCTCAGCACAAATATTTTTTGTGGCTTGAACCTGATTTTGTCTATGAAGCTGAATACAATTTTGAGGAAAACAAAGACCAGCCACAGTTTGACCGAGTGTGGATGGCCAGGGTTTCTCAACTGACTCCACAACAACTACACCACTTTGCTCTGGCACAAATTGGTAAATAAGCACTCGGTCAACTTGAAGAAATTGACGAACTTCTGCCACAGTTGTATTTAAAACTTCTTCCAGGTTTAAAGAAGAACGAATGCGTTGGGCTACAGTGCCCATAAGTTGTTCTCGCTCAGCTTGCTGGCGTAAATCCTTTGTAGCCCGTCTGGCCTGAGTTAAGCGGCGTACACGTTGGCGAAGAACTGCCCAATGAATGGGTTTGGTAATGTAGTCAGTTGCACCCACCTCGAAGGCTTGGTCCACTGACTCCTGCTCTTCAAGGCTAGTGATCATCAGGACAGGTGTGCCATCGTCATCCGTCAGATTGCGCAGCTTTGAACAGCAGGTGAAGCCGTCCATCACTGGCATCACTGCATCCAACAGCACAATATCTGGCTTGAGACGAGTGAAAGCATCTAAGGCCTGTTCTCCATTGCTAGCCTCAACAACCTGGTATCCTTCCTGTTTAAGTACTTGAACCAAAAGCAGCCGCATAGCGCTGTCGTCGTCTACTACCAGGATCAAGGGCAAATCAGTTTTAGAAATCGTGTTCATCTTCTTAGGGACTTTGATATTCCTTCTGTAAAACTTCTTTGACTTTTTCGTACTCAGCCTCAAGCTGAAATATTTTCTCTAAAGTAGTCTCTAAATTTATGAAAACCGTCTCAGAGCGGCTCATCCGTTCTAGCTCTTTGCAGTATTCTGCTAGCAACGCCGCACCTAGAGTCGCGCTGCTAGCCTTAAGGGTATGGGCAGCCTGCTTGAGCCCTGCTGAATCGCGTTGAGTGATGGCAGTATGCATCCCTTTAATCAGCTCTGGCGCATCCTTGAGATACAGCTTAATCACCCTTGCTAGAACTTCTGAGGCGCCCTGACCCAAAGCCTTCCTTAGCGATTGAATCACCTTAAAGTCAATGCTGACTGGGACCAAAGCCGGTTGCTTTGAGCCTCCAGGTTGAAGCTCAGATTGAGACTCAGGTTT
This genomic window from Leptolyngbya sp. FACHB-261 contains:
- a CDS encoding GAF domain-containing protein encodes the protein MNTISKTDLPLILVVDDDSAMRLLLVQVLKQEGYQVVEASNGEQALDAFTRLKPDIVLLDAVMPVMDGFTCCSKLRNLTDDDGTPVLMITSLEEQESVDQAFEVGATDYITKPIHWAVLRQRVRRLTQARRATKDLRQQAEREQLMGTVAQRIRSSLNLEEVLNTTVAEVRQFLQVDRVLIYQFVPEQSGVVVVESVEKPWPSTLGQTVAGLCFPQNCIQLHRQNQVQATKNICAERFDSGYPDFLAKFQVKANLVVPILQEEEPWGLLIVHHCATNRQWQPLEVNLLQQLATQVAIAIRQSQLYQKVQQLNTGLEQQVQHRTLQLQKALEFEATLKRVTDKVRDSLDENQILQTAVRELALALNVDCCDTGLYNLIEATSTISCQYTNSLSSSQGLVTRMADYPEIYSQLLQGQFVQFCKTFYSPTHKQVTALACPIFDNQGTLGDLWLFKPKDCTFDEQETRLIQQVANQCAIAIRQARLYETAQIQVRELKKLNQLKNDFLSTVSHELRTPVTIIKTALQMLEITIDREYKSFSGMAKPTVECGPAARYFEILSNECEREIKLINDLLRLQELNAGTRSLEHAVIDLQDWLPRVVEPFFRRAQSQNQRLQLNLSPNLSPLLSDSFGLERILTELLNNACKYTPPEETIIVAACTEGGVTKLSVSNSGVQLSQQELSCIFDQFYRIPCEEPGKHGGTGLGLALVQKLVASLGGSIDAESTTECTCFRIELPLIALTTRSNGTAAL